The window CATAATATGGACCTAAGGCAGCATGCAATCGAGTTATGTAGCTGCTACTACTAGTTCAGCTATCATCCTCAATCCAAGGACTCTGCTTGGGTCTCCCAACATTCCTAAGAGCCTTCCACACAACACTGTTACACATGAACCCTGCCCCAAGAGCTATTTGGCAAACCCGATCACCCCTTTTGATCCTTGAGTTCAACTCAAGATAAGCCAGTTCATACCAAATGCTGCTGCTTGATGTGTTGCCAAATCGCTCCAATGTCTTCCTTGATGCTTCCATGTATTCCTCTGTGAGCTCCAAGTTCTTCTGAATCTCATCCAGCACTTTCTTGCTCGTTGCCAGAATGCACATGTGCTCGAACGCCAGCTTGTAATCAGGAATGTAtggctttgttttccttttcttgaAGATCAAGTTGGTGAAGAAGTGAAGCTGCTCTGAAACGGGTAGCACTAGTGGACCTAGTGTGGTGATGTTGGCCTTTAGTGCATGGCCTCCAACTTCAATTACATCTTTACTCACAGAAATGCCCTTCCTCCCTTCACTATCTTCCCTTTGATGTATGCTTTTGTAGCTTCTGTTGTTCATCCCTTTGTGAGTTCGGACCAGCTGCCACATGCATTAGTCATAGCTCAAAGCATTAAGATAGAGATCCTAAAATTGATctcttagaaaacaaaagttaTAATGTCATGAAGAGGTACATGTGTAAAGTAACATAGTAGAGGTGTATCCACTCTTTATGGACAAAAATTATACACAGTAGTGCTTTTTGTATTGTTGTCTAATCAGAACTGAAGTTTTACTTTGATAATCTATGTTAAGCTTTAATGTAAACCTACATTACATAGATTAGTAAGATAAAACTCCTATTCTAATTAGATAATAGCAACATAAAGAACTGCTTATaagtttttttcctttaaattggAGTATGTAGTACAGTAAATATATAATTGCTTTCTCATTTCACTTTAGAGGAGTCAAATTCTATCGAGAAATACCTGTTTGAGTTCATACTTGGCGCACCATCTATCTAGGTGAAAGTTTGAGAGCATGATGGCTGCAGCTCCCATTCTGAAGAAGCAATTGGGAAGCAGCATGCCAATATCATTGCCACTGTACCATGTTGAGCTTACAGCTTCTGTGCTAACTACAAGTGCATAAGTTCTTGGATAAGCATCCAGAAGGTCTTTAGCAAGATCAATAGCTGTAATTCCAGCAGCACAACCCATCCCACCAAGGTTGAAGCTATGGATGTCATGCCTAAGCTTGAAATGGTTTACTATCATTGATGAGAGTGATGGGGTGGTGTTTAGTATTCCACAGTTTACTATCAGGATTCTGATATCTTTTGGTTTCACTTTTGTGGCAGCAAGAAGGTCCTTAATTGCCCCAAACATCACCATGGATACCTCTTGTCTGCCATCATTCAGTGAGTTTCTGTAACCAGGGTGAAAAACTCTTTTTGGCAGGTAGGTCTCATCGCCAATGCCAGATTTCTTAAGAACT of the Glycine max cultivar Williams 82 chromosome 13, Glycine_max_v4.0, whole genome shotgun sequence genome contains:
- the LOC100784948 gene encoding 3-ketoacyl-CoA synthase 15 — translated: MSKDREEFSTEIVQRGVENSGPNAGFLSFSVKVKPRLPDFLSSVNLKYVKLGYGYLISHRLYLLLAPPLLAAFIARIGKFTWQDLYEKYGFIEILFISGLLGLMLYFYIDLTPGSTYLLDFSCFRPSDECKISKAEFIELAKKSGNFNDTAIEFQERVLKKSGIGDETYLPKRVFHPGYRNSLNDGRQEVSMVMFGAIKDLLAATKVKPKDIRILIVNCGILNTTPSLSSMIVNHFKLRHDIHSFNLGGMGCAAGITAIDLAKDLLDAYPRTYALVVSTEAVSSTWYSGNDIGMLLPNCFFRMGAAAIMLSNFHLDRWCAKYELKQLVRTHKGMNNRSYKSIHQREDSEGRKGISVSKDVIEVGGHALKANITTLGPLVLPVSEQLHFFTNLIFKKRKTKPYIPDYKLAFEHMCILATSKKVLDEIQKNLELTEEYMEASRKTLERFGNTSSSSIWYELAYLELNSRIKRGDRVCQIALGAGFMCNSVVWKALRNVGRPKQSPWIEDDS